The sequence CGCCTATGATTACCACCTTGAGACCATCTATCCTTTCCTTTTTTTCCTTAATGGTAAATAGGTCAAGAAGGGCTTGAGTGGGGTGCTCATGGGCGCCATCTCCACCGTTTACTACCGATGACTTCATCAACCTTGATAGCATATGGGGTGCACCAGGCATACTATGTCTTATTACAATAACATCAGGCTTCATGGATTCGAGATTCTTTGCAGTATCTTTAAGGGTTTCACCTTTAACATAACTGCTTGTGCTTGCCGAGATATTTATTGTATCTGCACTTAACCTTTTGGCTGCTATCTCAAATGACGTCCTTGTCCTTGTGCTTGGTTCATAAAATAGAGTTATTATTGTCTTGCCCCTCAAGGTAGGCACCTTTTTTATCTCTCTCAATGATATCTCTTTAAAGGATTCAGCAGTCTCAAGAATAAGAATGATTTCTTCCTTTGTTAGGTCTTTTATCCCGAGGAGGTCTTTTTTTATCCAGTCCATTATATTTCCATTATTATAACTTCGTCCTTGCCGTCAACTTCTTTCAGCCTTACAAGCACCTCTTCCCCTGCATTTACGGTTGTGTAAAGTATGCCAGCATAATCCGGATGAATGGGTAGTTCCCTGTTGCCTCTATCAACGAGGACGCCGAGTTGTATCTTCTGGGGTCTTCCCAGGTCCATAAGGGCGTCTATGGCTGCCCTTGTTGTCCTTCCAGTGTGCATGACATCGTCAATGAGAACTACAATCTTGTTGTTGATATCAAAAGATATATCTGTCTTTTTTACTATAGGGGATTTGAGTTTGAATATATCGTCCCTATACATGGTGATATCCAGTATCCCCAAGGGTAATTGTATCTTTTCTATCTTTTCTATCTTATCCTGAATCCTTTTTGCAAGATAAACCCCCCTTGTTCTTATACCTATGAGGCAGAGGCTAAGGCACCCTTCATTCTTTTCAAGGATCTCATGGGTTATCCTTGTTAATGTTCTGTCGATTGCCTTTTTATCCAGTAATGTCTTTTTTTTCATCGGTCACCCATATATATTGCCTTATTATGGCAGTCCTTCACACATGATAGACATTCTATACAATCCTCAGGGGATGATACAATGACCTTATCGCCCATGGTTTTAAAGACATCATAAGGACATATGATTACACAATCACCACAAAGGTCACATTTGTTGCTGTCTATTACAGGTATCATTTTGTCAAAATTATTTCAACTATAATTAGTTTATCAAAAAAAATCAATCATATTTAATTGTGAGAAATTTCTCTTGACAAAATTTATAGATGGTTATAACTTTGGTATGTTTTATCACAAAATTGTTCCATTAATTTTTTAAATGAGGTTTTAGGTGTTAAAGTCTTTAAAATTAAGAGTTATACTCGTCCTAATTTTTCTTGTGGTTTCTATAGTCTTCTGTCTGCCCAATGTGATAGATGTGAAGGGCTTTTGGAAGAGATATCTACCATCAGATAAGATTCATCTGGGGCTTGACCTCAAAGGTGGTATGCATCTCCTTCTTGAGATGGATACATCCAAGATGATGGACAATCTCCTGGACAGAAAATTCAGTAACTTTAAGGATGCCATGATAAGGGATGGGATACGATTTTTAGGCCTTAATAAAAAAGACAACGGCATATCAGTTATCATAAGGGCAGAGCAAAAAGACAAACTTTACAATCTCGTGGGTAAGGAGTTTTCTGATTTCAAGGCAGGGGGTCAGAAGGCAGAGGGTGAAAATCT is a genomic window of Syntrophorhabdaceae bacterium containing:
- a CDS encoding aspartate carbamoyltransferase catalytic subunit produces the protein MDWIKKDLLGIKDLTKEEIILILETAESFKEISLREIKKVPTLRGKTIITLFYEPSTRTRTSFEIAAKRLSADTINISASTSSYVKGETLKDTAKNLESMKPDVIVIRHSMPGAPHMLSRLMKSSVVNGGDGAHEHPTQALLDLFTIKEKKERIDGLKVVIIGDIIHSRVARSNIFALKNFDTEIVCSGPPTMIPPHLHELGVKVEYDINKAVLDADVIMMLRIQKERGGISYIPSVREYSNLYGLKAVHVEKAKKDVIIMHPGPMNRGVEITDEVADGPYSVILDQVENGVAIRMAILYLLAGRGT
- the pyrR gene encoding bifunctional pyr operon transcriptional regulator/uracil phosphoribosyltransferase PyrR, which produces MKKKTLLDKKAIDRTLTRITHEILEKNEGCLSLCLIGIRTRGVYLAKRIQDKIEKIEKIQLPLGILDITMYRDDIFKLKSPIVKKTDISFDINNKIVVLIDDVMHTGRTTRAAIDALMDLGRPQKIQLGVLVDRGNRELPIHPDYAGILYTTVNAGEEVLVRLKEVDGKDEVIIMEI
- a CDS encoding ferredoxin family protein, coding for MIPVIDSNKCDLCGDCVIICPYDVFKTMGDKVIVSSPEDCIECLSCVKDCHNKAIYMGDR